The Methanothrix sp. sequence CTCCGTCGGATCTTCCCCTTTTCGTTCTTTATCCTCTCCTTGATGAGCTTGAACACATCCCCACCGCTCTCCTCAAAAGTTATCACAAAGTTGGAGCTGAATATCAGGCTGAACTGCTCTGAGGTTATCTCATTCGCTATCCTGTCGTAGTAAAAGACGCGCAGAACTATGAATATATAGTCACCGAAGTCCTCCATCTTTGGCCGCTGGCCTGTAATGATATCCTCGATTGTGAGAGGATGTATATCGAATATCTTGCCAAGCTTCTCCATGGTCTCGGTATCGCGAATTCCGTTTACCTTGATCCATGTGACCGTGGGCTTGTATCTGTATGGCGCACACTCCTCAACGCTCTTGACCTCTTCCTCCTGAAACTGAACCTCATCGTAATCGATGACCGTTATCCTGGCCTTCTCAGGTACACCGCGTGGCTCATACCGCTCGATGAGCTCCATGGGATCGAGGTCTATCTTGCTAACCTTTCTGGCTGCCAGGTCCTGCATTGGATACAGCCCCCGTAAATTCTCAGAACAAGGACGATATTCTCAGACCTTATCGTTTCCATTATCAAATAGTTTTCCGTCCATTCATGGGACCTGTCCGAATAACATTATTACCTCCTCGTGACGTTGTAGTAGCTTGACATTGTTCTCTACTACTATCTTCCGGCAACGTTAAAATAAAATATTTTCAATTTATATTGCCTTTCTACTTTAGAAAGGGGGTAGAGGCGATTGAGGTTTGATTTGAGGAGGCAATATATTTTTGTATTTATAACTATATTGAAGAATATTTGTATGAAGTATAACGATCACTTCTGGGTTGGGGCATGCGATGTGAGCAACCGTGGACGTCAGTACGTGGAGGGTTTGCTGTTAAACCGCGGTCGAGGGAACTGCAGCAGGTTTGCGAAGACTGTGAGGAAGAGCACCTCGCAGTCGTTGCAGAACTTCATCACGGATTCGCCGTGGGAGGAGAGGAAGGTCATAGAGAGGCTCCAGAGGGACATTGCAGAACTGATCGGAGATCCGGTTGAAGGTTCGATACACATAGATGAGACCGGATTCCCGAAGCAGGGCACCCATTCGGTGCTTAAAGGCAGTACTGCGGCCGGCTTGGTAAAGTCGATAACTGCCAGGTGGGCGTCTTTCTCGGATACGTAAACGGCTCACGTCGAACACTTATCGATGGTCAGCTGTACCTCCCAGCGGACTGGGCGAACAACAGCAGGCTGCGCAACAAATGCAAGGTTCCGAAGGATGTGAGGTTCAGGACGAAAGCCGAGATCGTGCTCGATATGGTGCTCAACGCCCGTAAAAACGGAGTCCCTTTCGGCTGGGTCGGAATGGACTGCTTTTACGGCGAACAGTCACATCTCCGGAATAAGCTCGATGCTGAAGGACTGATCTATATCGCAGACATACCCAGGGATACTCGAGTCTGGATCAAAGAGTCTGGATCAAAATGCCTGAGATCGGCATACCAGAACGAAAGGGAGATCGAGGCCGGATACCATCGCGCAAACGGGTTCTCGACGGTGAACCTGAGCCGATAGAGGTACAGAAGCTCAAAGACCAGATTCGGGATTGGTCTATTGTGAATGTCAGGGATACAGAGCGAAAGGCGCTCCAGATCGAGATCGCTGCTATACGAGTCCATCCGGTCGAGGACAGACTGCCCGGCAAGGAACAATGGCTCATAATCAGAAAAGATTCTGGAAGCTCATCATTCAAGTACCAGCTATCGAACGCACCATGTGATACTGAAATC is a genomic window containing:
- a CDS encoding transposase, with the translated sequence MGVFLGYVNGSRRTLIDGQLYLPADWANNSRLRNKCKVPKDVRFRTKAEIVLDMVLNARKNGVPFGWVGMDCFYGEQSHLRNKLDAEGLIYIADIPRDTRVWIKESGSKCLRSAYQNEREIEAGYHRANGFSTVNLSR
- a CDS encoding transposase, with translation MKYNDHFWVGACDVSNRGRQYVEGLLLNRGRGNCSRFAKTVRKSTSQSLQNFITDSPWEERKVIERLQRDIAELIGDPVEGSIHIDETGFPKQGTHSVLKGSTAAGLVKSITARWASFSDT